A stretch of the Agrobacterium fabrum str. C58 genome encodes the following:
- the virB10 gene encoding type IV secretion system protein VirB10, with the protein MAQEDEDRIPGERAETVTSRQIDNSPLLKRGAVAIAIIAFVSFALWSTTGKKGRDENVQPERIIIRQTTPFEAAKEKVEPDQALPEVKLPTPVVEPVIEEQDKLLDSARRAPVMAFSGGQRNRKELREGDSSYPSDNSNFVPLDNNMSVQNQQNNEQQSFDGLLRPTRLEGSRAGTLGNRNFIVAMGTTIPCVLETALASDQPGFTTCVINRDVLSDNGRVVLMEKGTQVVGEYRGGLQRGQERLFILWNRAKTPKGVIVTLASPATDALGRAGVDGHVDTHWWERFGSALLLSIVGDATNYASSRLQDSDVDAQKTTSASQQAAAIAVEQSINIPPTLNKHQGEPVSIFVARDLDFSGIYGLRVTEPRNRVFDRAVLGDFAPRSTLLTK; encoded by the coding sequence ATGGCTCAGGAAGACGAGGATCGCATCCCCGGAGAGCGTGCCGAAACCGTCACCAGTCGTCAGATCGACAACAGCCCTCTCTTGAAACGCGGCGCTGTTGCCATTGCGATCATCGCGTTTGTCAGCTTCGCGCTTTGGTCGACGACGGGAAAGAAGGGAAGGGATGAAAATGTTCAGCCCGAACGGATCATTATTCGTCAGACGACCCCCTTCGAGGCCGCAAAAGAGAAAGTTGAACCGGACCAGGCGCTCCCTGAAGTAAAATTGCCAACGCCTGTCGTCGAACCGGTCATTGAAGAGCAGGATAAGCTGCTCGATTCCGCCCGCCGCGCGCCCGTGATGGCCTTCAGTGGAGGGCAGAGGAATCGGAAAGAGCTGAGGGAAGGTGACAGCTCTTATCCTTCCGACAACAGCAATTTCGTGCCGCTCGACAACAATATGTCTGTTCAGAACCAGCAAAACAATGAGCAGCAGAGTTTCGATGGCCTGCTGCGGCCAACGCGGCTTGAAGGCTCAAGGGCCGGTACACTCGGAAACCGCAATTTCATCGTCGCGATGGGAACGACCATTCCCTGCGTTCTTGAAACCGCGTTAGCATCCGACCAGCCGGGTTTTACCACTTGTGTGATCAACCGCGATGTTCTCTCTGACAATGGCAGGGTGGTCTTGATGGAAAAGGGCACGCAGGTTGTCGGCGAATATCGTGGAGGGCTTCAACGCGGGCAAGAGCGCCTGTTCATTCTCTGGAATCGCGCGAAAACGCCGAAGGGCGTTATCGTCACTCTCGCATCACCAGCAACCGACGCACTGGGTCGTGCCGGTGTCGACGGCCATGTCGACACCCATTGGTGGGAGCGGTTCGGCAGCGCTCTTCTGCTTTCCATTGTCGGGGACGCGACGAACTATGCAAGCAGTCGGCTGCAGGACAGCGATGTCGACGCGCAAAAAACAACGAGTGCCAGTCAACAGGCGGCCGCCATCGCGGTCGAGCAGTCCATCAATATCCCGCCGACACTCAATAAGCACCAAGGTGAACCGGTTTCGATCTTTGTCGCTCGCGATCTCGACTTTTCCGGCATCTACGGTCTTCGGGTGACCGAACCCAGAAACCGCGTTTTCGATCGTGCAGTCCTGGGGGATTTCGCGCCACGATCGACGCTCCTAACGAAATAG
- a CDS encoding EexN family lipoprotein, whose translation MKCTLIVLSLVLLSACSQEAERTHTVDEFVADTELLSRTITECRNNPGALRQTPNCQNAEAAEVKLRLQNMRKALGG comes from the coding sequence GTGAAGTGCACCCTCATCGTCCTTTCCCTGGTGCTCTTGTCGGCTTGTTCGCAAGAGGCGGAGCGAACTCATACGGTGGACGAGTTCGTCGCCGACACCGAATTGCTGTCCCGTACGATTACCGAGTGCCGCAACAACCCGGGTGCATTGCGCCAGACGCCCAATTGCCAGAACGCGGAAGCGGCCGAGGTTAAGCTCCGGCTCCAGAACATGCGCAAGGCATTGGGAGGCTGA
- a CDS encoding YMGG-like glycine zipper-containing protein: MKKIISGVLVCVALTACSQTEKGAGIGAASGAIIGGLASGTWEGAAVGAAAGGAGGAVIGNISERQDRNRRDRWEQRDRRDYNCRYRDYYGRCR, translated from the coding sequence ATGAAAAAGATCATTTCGGGTGTACTCGTTTGCGTGGCACTGACCGCGTGCAGCCAGACCGAAAAGGGCGCCGGCATTGGCGCGGCGAGCGGTGCTATCATCGGTGGGTTGGCAAGCGGTACTTGGGAAGGCGCCGCGGTGGGAGCCGCCGCAGGCGGCGCGGGTGGCGCTGTGATAGGCAACATCAGCGAACGTCAGGACCGGAACCGCCGCGACCGCTGGGAACAACGGGATCGCCGCGACTACAACTGCAGATACCGGGATTATTACGGTCGCTGCCGATAG
- the virB9 gene encoding P-type conjugative transfer protein VirB9, with translation MMRIPRIPALIVTLSMSPAFALEIPRGASQDSRIRFVNYQPYNITRVVGTLRSSVQVEFAADEEIAHVALGNSVAWEVAPAGNILFLKPRESQPVTNISVVTTRRDGSTRSYQMELTARDGSVEAGQNTYFYVKYRYPGDDAELRRQQAASRALAAQAKDADNVLALHEAYGPRNWRYSSQGSQALEPQSVYDNGKITTFAFVGNQEMPAIYMENSDGSESLVPKSVDGDLVMVHAISRKFILRRGKDVLCVFNEAYDRVGINPDTNTTSPSVERVVKRDVTGQ, from the coding sequence ATGATGCGCATCCCTCGAATTCCTGCACTCATCGTGACCCTTTCGATGTCGCCGGCGTTTGCGCTTGAGATACCCCGAGGTGCCTCGCAAGACAGTCGTATCCGGTTCGTGAACTACCAACCCTACAACATCACGCGGGTGGTCGGCACTCTGCGGTCATCCGTACAGGTCGAGTTCGCGGCGGACGAGGAAATCGCCCATGTCGCGCTCGGCAATAGCGTCGCCTGGGAAGTTGCGCCGGCCGGCAACATCCTGTTCCTGAAGCCACGCGAGAGCCAGCCGGTGACGAATATTTCCGTGGTTACGACGCGCAGGGATGGCTCGACCCGCAGCTACCAGATGGAACTGACGGCGCGCGATGGCTCCGTGGAGGCTGGTCAAAACACCTACTTCTACGTGAAGTACAGGTATCCAGGCGATGACGCCGAGCTTCGCCGCCAGCAGGCAGCGTCGAGGGCTCTCGCGGCCCAGGCGAAGGACGCCGACAATGTGCTGGCGCTTCACGAAGCCTATGGCCCCCGAAACTGGCGCTATTCTTCTCAGGGATCGCAGGCACTGGAGCCGCAAAGCGTCTACGACAACGGCAAGATTACAACGTTCGCCTTTGTGGGTAACCAGGAAATGCCCGCGATCTATATGGAGAACTCCGATGGCTCCGAAAGCCTTGTTCCGAAGTCGGTCGATGGAGATCTGGTGATGGTGCACGCGATCAGCCGCAAGTTCATCTTGCGTCGGGGCAAGGATGTGCTCTGCGTCTTCAACGAAGCCTACGACCGCGTCGGTATCAATCCTGACACCAACACAACGTCTCCTTCGGTGGAGCGCGTCGTGAAGCGCGACGTTACCGGGCAATAG
- the virB11 gene encoding P-type DNA transfer ATPase VirB11, producing MSERQESAVVSELLKPFSTFLQDKSLLEVIVNRPGQVLTEGPGGWRTYEMPELTFEKLMRLARAVASFSHQSIDETRPILSATLPGNERIQIVIPPATINDTVSMTIRKPSSVDFSLDDLEEKGFFQTACAATSTSSSAQDEELCETYRAGRFKDFLRQAVIARKNIIISGATGSAKTTLSKALIKHIPENERVISIEDTPELVISQPNHVRLFYSKGRQGLSRAGPKELLESCLRMRPDRILLQELRDGTAFYYIRNVNSGHPGSITTVHANSAELAFEQLVLLVKESEGVAGLDRADIVALLKASIDIVAQCRRNKGNFRLSEVYFRCERKAKD from the coding sequence ATGTCAGAGAGGCAAGAATCGGCTGTCGTCAGCGAGCTGTTGAAGCCGTTTTCGACATTCCTTCAGGACAAGTCTCTCCTAGAGGTGATTGTCAATCGGCCCGGGCAGGTGTTGACGGAAGGTCCCGGTGGGTGGCGGACCTATGAAATGCCGGAGCTGACCTTCGAAAAGCTCATGCGTCTTGCCCGGGCAGTCGCAAGTTTTTCCCATCAGTCGATTGATGAGACGCGTCCAATATTGTCGGCGACGCTACCCGGGAACGAACGAATCCAGATCGTCATCCCCCCGGCGACCATCAATGACACTGTCAGCATGACAATCCGCAAGCCTTCTTCGGTCGACTTCAGTCTTGATGATCTGGAGGAAAAGGGATTTTTCCAGACAGCGTGCGCAGCGACCAGTACCTCCTCCTCCGCGCAGGATGAGGAACTGTGTGAAACATATCGTGCCGGCCGTTTTAAGGATTTCCTGCGGCAGGCCGTCATCGCTCGAAAAAACATCATCATTTCTGGCGCCACAGGTTCGGCGAAAACGACACTTTCCAAAGCATTGATCAAGCATATTCCCGAAAACGAGAGGGTCATTTCAATCGAGGACACTCCCGAGCTCGTTATCTCACAACCGAACCACGTGCGCTTGTTCTACTCGAAAGGACGGCAGGGGCTTTCGCGTGCCGGACCGAAAGAGCTTCTCGAATCCTGTCTTCGTATGCGGCCGGATAGGATTCTGCTTCAGGAGCTTCGCGATGGGACGGCCTTTTATTATATCCGGAACGTGAATTCAGGCCATCCTGGCTCAATAACCACGGTCCATGCGAACTCGGCCGAATTGGCTTTTGAGCAGCTGGTCCTCCTCGTCAAGGAATCGGAGGGCGTTGCAGGCTTGGATCGGGCCGACATCGTGGCTTTGTTGAAGGCGAGTATCGATATCGTCGCCCAGTGCAGGAGAAACAAAGGAAACTTTCGGCTGTCTGAGGTTTATTTCAGGTGTGAGCGTAAAGCCAAGGACTAG
- a CDS encoding virB8 family protein: MATTDNLKSYFDKARRFDQDRMIQVERSKRIAWSIAIVSGIVAAVAVFAVACLTPLKTVEPFVVRVDNSTGIVDVVSALTSTAGTYDEAVTKYFAAKYVRAREGYVWSEAQENFRTIALLSTQAEQTRFAALYRGSNPQSPQNTYGRGATARIDIASISLINQNVVSVRYMRTITRGEEVRTTHWVASITYSYANAPMSSTDRLVNPLGFVVSEYRADPEEVR, from the coding sequence ATGGCGACGACAGATAATCTCAAGAGCTACTTCGACAAAGCACGTCGTTTCGACCAGGACCGGATGATCCAGGTCGAGCGATCGAAGAGGATTGCCTGGTCGATCGCCATAGTTTCAGGCATTGTCGCCGCTGTAGCCGTCTTCGCGGTCGCGTGTCTCACACCCCTCAAGACGGTTGAACCCTTTGTGGTGCGCGTCGACAATTCGACCGGCATTGTCGACGTCGTGTCAGCGCTGACATCGACGGCTGGCACCTACGATGAGGCGGTGACGAAATATTTCGCTGCAAAATATGTCCGGGCCCGCGAGGGTTACGTCTGGAGTGAAGCACAGGAAAATTTCCGCACCATCGCCCTCTTGTCGACGCAAGCGGAGCAAACGCGTTTCGCGGCCCTCTACCGTGGCAGCAACCCGCAATCGCCCCAGAATACTTATGGTCGCGGGGCTACAGCAAGGATCGATATCGCTTCAATCTCCCTCATCAATCAGAATGTCGTTTCCGTACGCTACATGCGAACCATCACGCGTGGCGAGGAAGTACGAACGACCCATTGGGTTGCGTCGATCACCTATTCCTACGCGAACGCTCCGATGTCCTCGACGGACCGGCTCGTAAACCCGCTCGGTTTCGTCGTCAGCGAGTATCGCGCTGATCCGGAGGAGGTGAGATGA
- a CDS encoding type IV secretion system protein, which yields MYQVFEFIDGQFKRPLEIFVSDGTSNIAEWVAGPLTVAVTLYVVLYGYLILRGSVQEPILDFAFRAMKLAIIVMLVKNAGEYQTYVTNIFFDVLPREIAQALNAGTAPSASTFDSLLDKGQASATDIWTRASWPIDIVTGVGGIMVIGVSFLVAGIGYVVSLYARLALAIVLAIGPIFIALAMFQSTRRFTESWIGQLANFVILQVLVVAVGSLLISCLDSTFTAIDSYSDVLMRPIAFCAIGIAALYIFYQLPGIASALASGGASLVYGYTTARDAHEGMLARAASHTGRMIGRGARFARRAFGSRNAGV from the coding sequence ATGTACCAGGTGTTTGAGTTTATCGACGGTCAGTTCAAGCGGCCGTTGGAGATTTTCGTCTCGGATGGGACGTCGAACATAGCAGAATGGGTCGCTGGTCCGTTGACGGTGGCAGTGACCCTCTACGTCGTCCTCTACGGCTATCTCATCCTTCGGGGCTCGGTCCAGGAACCTATCCTTGACTTCGCCTTCCGCGCGATGAAGCTCGCGATCATAGTGATGCTGGTGAAGAACGCGGGCGAATATCAGACCTATGTCACAAACATCTTCTTCGATGTTTTGCCACGCGAGATCGCTCAGGCGCTGAATGCAGGTACGGCGCCGAGTGCCAGCACCTTTGACAGTCTGCTCGACAAGGGCCAGGCCTCTGCGACCGATATCTGGACCAGGGCTTCCTGGCCGATTGACATCGTCACAGGTGTGGGCGGCATCATGGTGATCGGCGTCAGCTTTCTGGTGGCGGGGATCGGTTATGTTGTTTCCCTTTATGCACGGTTGGCGCTGGCGATCGTCCTGGCGATCGGGCCGATTTTCATTGCGCTTGCCATGTTTCAATCGACGCGCCGTTTTACCGAGTCCTGGATCGGGCAGCTCGCAAACTTCGTGATCCTTCAGGTCCTTGTCGTTGCCGTCGGTTCGCTTTTGATCTCCTGCCTCGACTCGACCTTCACCGCAATCGACAGCTACAGCGACGTCCTTATGCGCCCTATTGCTTTTTGTGCCATCGGGATAGCTGCCCTGTACATATTCTACCAGCTACCTGGCATTGCATCGGCGCTGGCGTCTGGCGGCGCCTCGCTGGTCTATGGTTACACGACCGCACGCGATGCGCATGAAGGCATGCTGGCCAGAGCAGCCTCCCACACCGGCCGGATGATCGGTCGCGGTGCTCGGTTTGCCCGCCGCGCCTTCGGATCAAGAAATGCCGGCGTATGA
- a CDS encoding response regulator transcription factor, whose protein sequence is MKLLLIEDDPEMTDALKVALSQHGIVLDAVGDLATAREAIIMADYDIVLIDRQLPDGDGSTFLADLRRAGSNTRSIIISALRSTDERISGLNDGADDYLPKPFEIPELVARMSAVLRRAPTTGPFVLSAGNVTYDRVSCDVHVNGIRLALTRRELLIIETLLRNRGRTVLRSSLEGQVYSFDDEIQSNSLESNMSRLRRKLGEAEADIVIKNIRGIGYYLHEQK, encoded by the coding sequence ATGAAACTTCTGCTTATCGAAGATGATCCGGAAATGACGGATGCCTTGAAGGTAGCCCTCTCGCAACACGGCATTGTTCTTGATGCCGTTGGCGATCTGGCAACGGCGCGGGAAGCGATCATTATGGCGGATTATGATATCGTCCTTATCGATCGACAACTGCCGGATGGTGATGGCAGTACCTTCCTCGCCGATTTACGCCGCGCGGGTTCAAATACACGATCGATCATCATCTCCGCTCTGAGGTCGACCGACGAGCGAATTTCGGGGCTGAATGACGGTGCTGACGATTACTTACCGAAGCCCTTCGAAATCCCCGAACTGGTCGCGAGAATGAGCGCCGTGCTGAGGCGGGCACCGACAACCGGCCCGTTCGTCCTGTCGGCAGGAAACGTCACCTATGATCGTGTTTCATGTGACGTGCATGTCAACGGCATCCGGCTTGCGCTCACCCGCAGGGAACTGCTCATCATCGAAACGCTTCTGAGAAACCGCGGTCGTACCGTGTTGCGCTCGTCCCTTGAGGGTCAGGTCTATTCCTTTGACGACGAGATCCAGTCGAACTCACTGGAATCCAATATGTCTCGCCTGCGCCGAAAGCTTGGCGAAGCGGAGGCCGACATTGTCATCAAGAACATTCGAGGCATAGGCTATTATCTTCATGAGCAGAAATAG
- a CDS encoding sensor histidine kinase, translated as MTSTSLRWRFTFGFIVLQLCAVIASLSLVFYLLSGLKPDVAITSIWLSQEIADSVRLEPNGRASLMPTAELKEIMEDSPNLWFVADLGKDIVLAHGTPPGKIADNMPFLRTFRSVEIHGDLDDPLSVGRVERFDTRAGEATIFAGGVPMSQYGVTVLLGNLAIGIPALILIAISLIGAPVVTRWALRSFSDLTTRLDRIDLDTRGALVEERGLPTEVLRLVRDINRALRRLDNGFEATERFFVNAAHELRTPIAVLQVRIDTLSPSSDKTHLQTAIKRLTAIANQLLDTEKYRQKPQQNAPVDLNSVVSKVVADLAPLAIAEGYEISFDSDAQDVFVPGDAESLERAFVNLVRNAVQYGGGRGQISVGIEADGSVTVADQGCGIAGDKHSRIFEPFYRVNPHGSGAGLGLSMVNEIVTRHGGYVELSSAPGKGSTFVVRWREMRVFKQR; from the coding sequence ATGACCAGCACCTCCCTTCGCTGGCGGTTCACTTTTGGTTTTATCGTCCTCCAGCTCTGCGCCGTCATTGCCTCGCTCAGCCTGGTTTTCTATCTTCTTTCCGGCCTCAAGCCCGATGTGGCGATTACGTCCATCTGGCTGTCTCAGGAAATCGCAGATTCAGTCCGTCTCGAGCCGAATGGCCGTGCAAGTCTGATGCCGACGGCTGAACTTAAAGAGATTATGGAAGACTCGCCTAACCTTTGGTTCGTGGCAGATCTGGGAAAAGATATCGTTCTGGCACATGGCACGCCTCCCGGGAAAATTGCCGACAACATGCCATTCTTGCGGACGTTCAGAAGTGTCGAAATTCATGGCGATCTAGATGATCCGTTGAGTGTGGGCCGCGTGGAGCGTTTCGACACCCGGGCCGGTGAGGCGACGATTTTTGCTGGCGGTGTTCCGATGTCTCAATATGGTGTGACCGTGCTGTTGGGGAACCTTGCCATCGGTATTCCGGCGCTGATCCTCATCGCCATCTCGCTCATTGGCGCTCCGGTTGTCACACGCTGGGCTTTGCGATCCTTCAGCGATCTGACCACGCGTCTTGACAGGATCGATCTCGACACACGTGGCGCCCTGGTGGAAGAGCGGGGCTTGCCCACTGAGGTGCTTCGTCTGGTGCGCGACATCAACAGGGCGCTGCGTCGTCTCGATAATGGCTTCGAGGCGACGGAGCGCTTCTTCGTCAACGCGGCGCATGAACTTCGAACGCCGATCGCTGTCCTGCAGGTGAGGATTGATACGCTTTCACCAAGTTCTGACAAGACCCACCTGCAGACGGCCATCAAGCGACTGACAGCGATCGCGAACCAGCTTCTCGACACCGAGAAGTACCGGCAGAAGCCCCAGCAGAATGCACCTGTCGATCTCAACAGCGTTGTGTCGAAGGTCGTCGCCGACCTTGCTCCCCTGGCCATCGCCGAAGGCTACGAGATTTCATTCGACAGCGACGCGCAAGACGTGTTCGTCCCTGGTGATGCCGAATCTCTGGAGCGTGCATTCGTCAATCTGGTACGGAATGCAGTCCAGTACGGAGGTGGAAGAGGACAGATATCGGTCGGTATTGAGGCTGACGGCAGCGTGACCGTAGCCGATCAGGGCTGCGGAATTGCTGGCGACAAGCATTCGCGCATATTCGAACCGTTCTACCGGGTTAACCCTCACGGCTCAGGTGCGGGCCTGGGGCTCAGTATGGTCAATGAGATCGTGACCCGCCATGGCGGTTACGTCGAGCTCTCTTCCGCACCAGGCAAGGGCAGCACCTTTGTGGTGCGCTGGCGCGAAATGCGCGTTTTCAAACAGCGGTAG